In Arachis hypogaea cultivar Tifrunner chromosome 2, arahy.Tifrunner.gnm2.J5K5, whole genome shotgun sequence, a genomic segment contains:
- the LOC112742928 gene encoding protein PSK SIMULATOR 1-like, translated as MVAEAWIVKMGNQLSSNLKHALLLETSSTKSKKQNQKRIENNNKETIGILSFEVATAMSKMVHLHNSLSDSEISKLKNETLISEGVRNVVSSDEVHLLELALVEKLEELNQIAAVVSRLGKKCSVPALQGFEHIYSDIVNGVIDVKELGFLVKHMEGMVRKLDRYVNATRNLYSEMEGLNELEEGLKKFQNNHHEESKRAFEQKLMWQRDDVRHLKDVSLWNQNFDKVVQLLARTVCTMYARVSVIFGESALKNNSSVIGESCLSSNVHMSSKRLIHNQSKKNGFHSGSLVNSVMERKGRKGASNSTSTSKAQIEISRDHLAALRHEEFGFACGTSPGKLFMECLSLSSKVSKFDDDDDDDDGGGCGYVIGCEDQQSHMSSCHNSIKHKGFCHTDVPFTRDRQAKSSTQNCSTFGQKISLSLYAVPSTLGGSALSLHYANVIIFIEKLFRYPHLVGEDARDDLYQMLPTSLRLSLKARLKSYVKDLAICDAPLAHKWKGNLDGILRWLGPLAHNMIRWQSERNFEQHQIVSRTNVLLLQTLYFADRVKIEELICDLLVGLNYICHYEHQQNPLLDCARSFDFEDCLEWQLQCGEYFLS; from the coding sequence ATGGTTGCCGAAGCTTGGATTGTAAAGATGGGAAACCAGCTAAGCTCCAATCTCAAGCATGCTCTTCTTCTAGAAACTTCCTCAACAAAGAgtaaaaaacagaatcaaaagcgtatagaaaataacaacaaagaGACCATTGGCATTCTTTCTTTCGAAGTAGCAACCGCGATGTCAAAAATGGTTCACCTTCACAATTCACTTTCAGATTCTGAGATCTCAAAGCTCAAGAACGAGACATTAATCTCAGAGGGTGTTAGGAACGTTGTTTCCTCTGATGAGGTTCATCTCCTCGAGCTCGCTCTCGTGGAGAAGCTCGAGGAGCTGAACCAAATCGCCGCTGTGGTTTCGCGGCTGGGGAAGAAGTGCTCTGTGCCTGCTTTGCAGGGATTTGAGCATATTTACAGTGACATAGTTAATGGCGTGATTGACGTGAAGGAATTAGGGTTCTTGGTTAAGCACATGGAAGGGATGGTGAGGAAATTGGATAGGTATGTTAATGCAACAAGGAATTTGTATAGTGAAATGGAAGGGTTGAATGAATTAGAAGAAGGTTTGAAGAAGTTTCAGAATAATCATCACGAAGAAAGTAAGAGGGCTTTTGAGCAGAAACTCATGTGGCAGAGGGATGAtgtgaggcatctcaaggatgttTCGCTATGGAATCAGAACTTTGATAAGGTCGTTCAGTTATTAGCCAGGACGGTTTGCACCATGTATGCTAGGGTTTCTGTTATCTTTGGCGAATCTGCTTTGAAGAACAATAGTTCTGTGATTGGTGAATCTTGCCTCAGTAGTAATGTTCATATGAGTTCTAAGCGGTTGATTCACAATCAGAGCAAGAAAAATGGATTTCATTCTGGTTCACTTGTGAATTCAGTCATGGAGAGAAAGGGGAGAAAGGGAGCCAGTAATAGTACTAGCACTAGTAAGGCTCAAATCGAAATTAGTAGAGATCACTTAGCGGCTCTTCGGCATGAAGAGTTCGGTTTTGCTTGTGGAACTAGTCCAGGGAAACTTTTTATGGAATGTCTAAGTTTGAGTAGCAAAGTTTCaaaatttgatgatgatgatgatgatgatgatggtggtggctGTGGTTATGTTATTGGTTGCGAGGATCAACAGAGTCACATGTCAAGTTGTCACAACAGCATTAAGCACAAGGGATTCTGCCATACCGATGTTCCTTTCACCAGAGATAGACAGGCAAAGTCTAGTACTCAGAATTGCTCAACATTTGGGCAGAAAATTAGCTTAAGTCTTTATGCGGTTCCTTCCACTCTTGGAGGGTCTGCTTTATCCTTGCACTATGCTAATGTGATAATTTTCATAGAGAAGCTGTTTCGCTACCCGCATTTAGTCGGTGAGGATGCAAGGGATGACCTTTATCAGATGCTGCCAACAAGTTTAAGATTATCTCTTAAGGCAAGACTCAAGTCCTATGTCAAGGATTTGGCCATATGTGATGCTCCTCTTGCTCACAAATGGAAGGGGAATCTTGATGGGATACTTAGATGGCTTGGGCCACTTGCACATAACATGATCAGATGGCAAAGTGAGCGCAATTTCGAGCAGCATCAAATTGTCAGCAGGACGAATGTTCTGCTGCTTCAGACTCTTTACTTTGCTGACAGAGTGAAGATTGAGGAACTGATCTGTGATCTTCTTGTTGGGTTGAATTACATATGCCATTATGAACATCAGCAAAATCCGCTTCTTGATTGCGCCAGAAGTTTTGATTTCGAGGATTGCTTGGAGTGGCAGTTGCAATGTGGAGAGTATTTTCTCAGTTGA